Genomic window (Kwoniella dendrophila CBS 6074 chromosome 1, complete sequence):
TCAAAAGGCGATCTCACCCGCGGTATCATCATACAAAGAAATACACTCACCGAACATACTTATGTATATCGCTTAGACTAACCATTTTTAGTCAAAATTATCTTTGTCAGCAAATCAAATGGTACATGGTGAATGGTATACGAAGAAACCGAGTCGAATTCTTTTCTTACGACGTTCATTGAAGATAGAAGGGGACCACGTCATGAAATATCATGTTACCTACCATGTATATAAGGCTTGACCACAAGAGCTTTCCCATCTTTACCTGTTCTTTTCTATTTATTACTTACACGCATATCATACTTACAAACTTATAATCGATCGATTCATTAATTAATCACTTACTTTTCTCAATTAAATCCTTTAACAATCCATATCTAGCAGGTGAACTTATCGTTTAGCACAATGGCCAGATCAGCTCCAGTTCGTAAGTCAAGTGGTTTTCTACGTTTTTCAATCCTTTATGTATGCTAAATGACGATCATTACTACCCTGTATAGCCGGTGGATCAACCAAAACACATAAACCTAGACCAACATTAAGACAAATATTCAGTACATCTAGACAAATCTTTTACGCTTGTTTTTTTATATTATGGTTTTGTATTGATGTTGCAGAATTAGGTTTAGTCAGTGAACAAATTCATAAATATGGTGGTAGAGAATCAGTTAATTGGCCAACAGGGAAATATGGTCATGCAATTGgtttattgttattttcaactataattggtttattatttggtatttttcATTGGTTTGTTGGATTAACTATGTACCTACCTATTTTCTTAGCAATGGGTGTTTGGTTTGGTACAGGTGCTGGTATTTTAGAAGAAACTCCTTTCGGTCATGGTTTACAATGTAAACATAAAAATGATCCTTCAAGATTCCCTGAAGCTTTTAGACCTTATTTAAGTGAATGTTCAAGAATTACAGCTATGGAAGGTTTAGCTTGGGCTATGTGTGAGTTACTTACCCACTCATATGGTACAAAATACCCGATTTGCTGACCAATCATTATGATAATCAATGACTTGTCCATCAGTCGCTCTCTCTGTAATTGGTTTCTTCTTCGCTTTCTTCGACAAATTCTCTCTTACTGCCAAAAGATCAATCGTTTACGAgtctttagctgaagaaggtcatGCCGAAATCCCAGAGAAACATTAAATTGGGAAGAATCTAATCATCTCCTAGTTTGCAAGTGAACAGCAAGACCCTATAACCAACAATTAATTATTCAATGGTAAAGATACTATTTCCAAACTCCCTTAACGTATTGCCTTATAATAAAAGCCTTATAATCAAATGACATgataaaattcaataataaacttatcaaatacatataatacatatatatataatctataaCATGCATAAATTCCTatgaatataatatataCAAAAATTCCTGAAAATCGTAAAAATGAACAAAAAAAAATCATCGTGAACTTGTCGTaagattgagattgagaaaATGAGTTATAACAAGCGATTTAACAGCTACATCCACTACTTGTCCAGCTTTCCTCTTCGAGTTGAACAGGTTCAGTCAAGCGAACATGTGTAGAAGGCGATTTCGACCATAATGAGGGAGTTGCGAGAATCTACTCATAAATTCAACGTAGAGAGTCGGTCAGTGATTGAAGCGTCCGGGAGCATCGTCTTTTGTTCATATAGAATTGACAATACAAGAATAGAGATGAAGCTTACTCTTCTGACTAAATCCTCGAAAGCTTCAGGTACACCTAATTTAGTTTTTGCTGAGCATTCTATGATATTAATATATTAGCTTTACGATGTTTGTATTATGATCAAACAGAATAGTATAGTATACTATATAATCAGTATTCTGATAACGCACCTATGAACAAAGCACCCATACGTAGAGCAAaagttttaccttcatccGTACTGACTTGTCTTGAGAATTCTTTATCGATTTTATTTCCTACAATCATTTTAACTACACTTTCACCACAATAagtatcaatttctttaaaCCAttttaataattcatcaaatgtTTGTCTTGATGAAACGTCGTATACTATAAATGTGATTAATAAACATTACATGATATCGAATATAGTCAGTTTACTTCATGAGTAAAATAGGGTTTGAATCCCTTATCGCAAGGAAATACCCCATAATACTCACCTAGAACAACACCTTGTGCACCTCTATAATAACTTGAAGTCAAAGTTCTAAATCTTTCTTGTCCTGCTGTATCCTACGATATTCCAACATATATAAAattaatttatcaatcaGTCACTCTTATTAAATCACATCTGATATTGCTTTTCAACTTGGATCTTTTTAAACGTACCCAAACAGATAATTTATATTTCttaccatcaatttcaattgatttcgCTTTAAAATCCACACCTATAGTTGCagctgtttcttcatctgataaaaattcatcatctgtaaATCTAagtaataaagatgatttaccttttttttcaCAAACGTTACGTTAAAATATCAGTTGATAAACCCTAACGTAGAATGGTTAatgttaatgatgaagaaacaacTTACCAACACTTGAATTCCCTATTAACAAtaatttcagatttaaattcagatttgatggattatTCACGCTCATTGCTGCGAAATTCAATACTTCTTCTTATACTGATGAAATAGAATCTCCGGAATACCCTTTATACTTCTATGTCTATGAATCTATGACCTGACTGCAAAGTTCTGTTATCTCATTTTCCTACAGAACACAGATCGAATTTTGTCCAAACGTCAAAAGTAACACCATCATACTCATATCGTCATATTGCTTGACAACAACAAAGCCAAGACGCGTAACTTGACGTTACTAACCGGGTGGCAAATTATATTCACTATAATTCAGTCTCAAAACGGCCGTAAAACGGTGGAGGATTTGCAAGCTGTTCTGAAATACAATATGAACACACCCTCAATATGTGAACTCTTGACAACATATCTGTGCATGCAAAATCATGTGGTGATATGAGACAGAATATAGAGGTATGAATATGCATTCTACCACCTATCTTCGTTGTCCTGGTCCGTGTTACGGTTTTACATCTGTATTTTAGAGTTTACTTTTGGTAATTACTGGATTTTTACCagatttaccattttctgGGATTCAAGCGTTAAGATGTTTAGCATGGAAAGCAACGTGTTCAGGAGAGAATGTTGAGATCTATTCAGCAGGAGCAGTCGGTCAGCGATAAATCATACAACTAGtattcaacaacaatggTCTAACCActaattgaagaagaaaatggtatatataGGACAAAGAATGACGAGTAATTCTAATAtcggaagaagaacaagaaatcatGACATATTTGACTGGTTTAAACTCACGAAATAGTAggaatgatcaaaatcatcatgtaaTCTaacttctacaccttttttATTCTGATCACTTATAGCTTTAGGTTCTAATTGACCTTTTTTATAgaaatcatcacctttaccaacatcaatcaaaatatttaCATCTCCTGAATAATTTTTcaataaatatgatgaatcatATTCTAACCATTCTTTAGGTGGTTGAGCGTTTTCTGATGAAGGTGCAGGTACATTGAGATAATTTGTGAATGCGTTTATACCCCATGGTGTTCTCGATGGATTACTATTCATGGTATGAAGAATTCAATCAACGATGAACTTCCACGATCAAGGATTGTCCCTTTATCATTGTATTATTTTACTCACCATACTGGAGCGAAAGCAGAAGCAGATTTGAAAAATCCTGGATTTTTAAGGTAGATAGACAAAGCACCGTGACCTGAAGGAGTGTGGAATATTTCAAGTAAGTTTCGCTACAAGATTCGACTTGAATCATAGTATAACTTACCTCCCATTGAGTGACCAGTAATTGACCACCTTGAGAAGTCCTGTTTAAGTGAAAGATATCATTAGTCGGGGTTACTCACGATCCACGATCGAATATGTTGGTCAATGAAATGAAGGATCAAGGAAAACATGGAACGCACTAAACCGAGATTTGCTTCTTTAAGTACTTCTGGGAGTTCTTTAACGATCAAATCGTACATGTTATATGCTTTCCATTTTTCAGAAGTTGCAGTAAGGTAGAAACCGGCACCTAGATATGTCGGGTAAAATTAGCTTATCGAACTCTCAAGTTACTCCTTTCATTTGAGCCTTTCTTATCTATTTACTAATGACAAGTACGTCCTTTTTCTTCCCGTGCTATATATAATCATGGAGAAGACTTAAAGAGGATCAATGAAGCTTACCAGTACCTAATTgccaatcatcatcttcaccttgaacaTTTGCACCTCTAGGTGAAGTATCTGGAAATACTAA
Coding sequences:
- a CDS encoding S-formylglutathione hydrolase encodes the protein MVSLEKVSSNRVSAGFLTKYKFPSKSLNGLTTSFNVFIPDSAKSNKVPVLFYLAGLTCTEDTAAQKGGLFNEAGKQSIALVFPDTSPRGANVQGEDDDWQLGTGAGFYLTATSEKWKAYNMYDLIVKELPEVLKEANLGLDFSRWSITGHSMGGHGALSIYLKNPGFFKSASAFAPVCNPSRTPWGINAFTNYLNVPAPSSENAQPPKEWLEYDSSYLLKNYSGDVNILIDVGKGDDFYKKGQLEPKAISDQNKKGVEVRLHDDFDHSYYFISTFSPEHVAFHAKHLNA